In Corynebacterium aquatimens, one genomic interval encodes:
- a CDS encoding homoserine dehydrogenase, translating to MTAVSTESLQGAEGRNGNYPGKGIGAPVGVAVLGMGTVGTEVLRLIHEFSSSLENRIGGPIEVRGVAVSDLTKKRDVLDNFPGITLTDNAHELVEREDVDVVVEVIGGIDYPRELVLSALKHGKSVVTANKALIAAHADEISDAANAAGVDLYYEAAVAAAIPVVGMLRRSLAGDQVQRISGIVNGTTNFILDAMASTGASYEEALAEATRLGYAEADPTADVEGHDAASKAAILASMGFHTRVTYNDVHAEGITNITADDIEAARLAGYTIKLLAICERLVDDEGATTVSARVHPTLVPNEHPLATVDKSYNAVFVEAEAAGRLMFYGNGAGGAPTASAVLGDIVGAARNKIHGGRAPAENPYAHYPVADFGDVPTRYHIDMAVVDRVGVLAEISRRFADQGISISAVRQEEHGDDSRLIVVTHASLERKLAAIVEELKTLDDVRAINSVIRLDG from the coding sequence ATGACTGCAGTGAGCACGGAAAGCCTCCAAGGCGCGGAGGGTCGGAACGGAAACTACCCAGGCAAAGGCATTGGTGCGCCAGTGGGCGTCGCCGTGTTGGGAATGGGAACAGTGGGCACCGAGGTTCTGCGCCTCATCCACGAGTTTTCCTCCAGCTTGGAAAATCGCATCGGCGGCCCGATTGAGGTTCGCGGCGTTGCGGTATCCGACCTGACCAAGAAGCGTGACGTCCTGGACAACTTCCCGGGCATCACTCTTACGGACAACGCTCACGAGCTGGTCGAACGCGAGGACGTCGATGTCGTCGTGGAGGTCATCGGCGGCATTGACTACCCGCGTGAGCTGGTCCTGTCCGCACTCAAGCACGGCAAGTCCGTCGTCACCGCCAACAAGGCGCTCATCGCCGCGCATGCCGACGAGATTTCGGACGCTGCCAACGCGGCCGGTGTTGACCTGTACTACGAGGCAGCGGTCGCCGCTGCAATCCCGGTCGTCGGCATGCTGCGTCGCTCTCTCGCGGGCGACCAGGTGCAGCGCATCTCCGGCATCGTCAACGGCACGACCAACTTCATCCTCGACGCGATGGCCTCCACCGGCGCGAGCTACGAAGAAGCGCTCGCCGAAGCCACCCGCCTGGGATACGCCGAGGCCGACCCCACCGCCGATGTGGAGGGCCACGACGCCGCATCCAAGGCCGCAATTTTGGCGTCCATGGGCTTCCACACCCGCGTGACCTACAACGACGTTCACGCCGAGGGCATCACCAACATCACCGCCGACGACATTGAGGCCGCCCGCTTGGCTGGCTACACCATCAAGCTGCTCGCCATTTGCGAAAGGCTTGTCGACGACGAGGGTGCGACCACCGTGTCCGCCCGCGTGCACCCCACTTTGGTGCCGAATGAGCACCCGCTGGCGACCGTCGATAAGTCCTACAATGCTGTGTTCGTGGAAGCGGAAGCTGCTGGCCGCCTGATGTTCTACGGCAATGGTGCCGGCGGCGCCCCCACGGCGTCCGCGGTGCTCGGTGACATCGTTGGTGCTGCGCGCAACAAGATCCACGGCGGCCGCGCCCCGGCTGAGAACCCGTACGCGCACTACCCGGTCGCCGATTTCGGCGACGTGCCCACGCGCTACCACATCGACATGGCCGTGGTGGACCGCGTCGGCGTCCTCGCCGAGATCTCCCGCCGCTTCGCTGACCAGGGCATCTCCATCTCCGCCGTCCGCCAAGAAGAGCACGGCGACGACTCGCGCCTCATCGTGGTCACCCACGCCTCCCTCGAGCGCAAGCTCGCCGCAATCGTCGAAGAGCTCAAAACGCTTGACGACGTCCGGGCGATCAACTCCGTCATCCGCCTCGACGGCTAA
- the thrB gene encoding homoserine kinase gives MTVDLEVGKRARVTVPGSSANLGPGFDTLGLALGIYDVVEVEVTPSGLEVEIFGEGSEDLPRDASHLVVKAIRTALKAAGARAPGLKVRCTNDIPQSRGLGSSASAAVAGVVAANTLAGNPLSAEDIVQISSSFEGHPDNAAASVLGGAVVSWTEIPVDGVSQPEYRAVTIPVHSSIRATAIIPDFHASTEAVRRVLPEQVTHLDARFNVSRVAVMTAALQNHPEILWEGTRDRLHQPYRADVLPVTAEWVNRLRNRGYAAYLSGAGPTIMVLHTEPVDPKILDDAREAGLRVLELDIAGPVSAELV, from the coding sequence ATGACCGTTGATTTGGAAGTAGGCAAACGCGCCCGCGTCACCGTTCCGGGTAGCTCCGCGAACTTAGGCCCCGGTTTTGACACCCTCGGTTTGGCCTTGGGCATTTACGACGTGGTTGAGGTGGAAGTCACCCCAAGCGGGCTTGAGGTGGAAATTTTCGGCGAAGGGTCCGAAGACCTGCCGCGCGACGCATCGCACCTCGTTGTGAAAGCGATCCGCACCGCACTTAAAGCCGCTGGCGCACGCGCGCCGGGATTGAAGGTCAGGTGCACGAACGACATCCCGCAATCCCGCGGCCTTGGCTCTTCCGCGTCCGCCGCGGTCGCCGGCGTGGTTGCGGCGAACACGCTGGCCGGCAACCCACTGTCCGCCGAAGATATCGTGCAGATCTCTTCGTCTTTTGAAGGCCACCCGGACAACGCCGCGGCGTCGGTGCTCGGTGGGGCAGTGGTGTCGTGGACGGAGATTCCCGTCGACGGCGTTTCCCAACCGGAATACCGCGCGGTGACCATCCCCGTGCACTCGTCGATCCGCGCCACCGCAATAATTCCGGATTTCCACGCGTCGACCGAGGCTGTTCGCCGCGTCCTGCCGGAGCAGGTCACGCACCTAGATGCACGTTTCAACGTGTCCCGCGTCGCCGTGATGACAGCCGCGTTGCAGAACCACCCGGAAATCCTCTGGGAGGGCACCAGGGACCGCCTCCACCAGCCCTACCGCGCTGACGTTTTGCCCGTCACCGCCGAGTGGGTCAACCGCCTCCGCAACCGTGGGTACGCGGCCTACCTGTCCGGCGCTGGGCCCACCATCATGGTTCTGCACACGGAGCCCGTTGATCCAAAAATCCTCGACGACGCACGGGAAGCTGGCCTGCGCGTCCTTGAACTAGATATTGCCGGTCCGGTCAGCGCGGAGCTGGTCTGA